The following are encoded in a window of Fluviibacter phosphoraccumulans genomic DNA:
- the rpoB gene encoding DNA-directed RNA polymerase subunit beta → MTYSFTEKKRIRKSFAKRETVLEVPYLLATQLDSFRDFLQQGITPAQRRPQGLQAAFSTIFPITSHSGNARLEFVSYNLAEPAFDVRECQQRGLTFASALRARVRLVILDRDTGEIKEVKEQEVYMGEIPLMTDTGSFVINGTERVIVSQLHRSPGVFFEHDRGKTHSSGKLLFSARVIPYRGSWVDFEFDPKDTLFFRVDRRRKMPVTTLLRALGMTDEEILARFFEFDTFNLSKNIEFALVPERLRGEVARFDICDNAGKVIVPKDKRITARHIRELDAAGLKSIVVPEDFLIERVLAKDVISPETGEIIAKANEEIDATLLAKLQEAGVKSIQTLYVNDLDRGAFIANTLRADETRDRTAARVAIYRMMRPGEPPTEEAVEILFNGLFYSDDRYDLSAVGRMKFNRRMGRPDINEWKVMMTSLPSKTDEVVAYLAERKGARASLVADQLAEMQFGPRAAAENLTEAEAKEVAAKLNAMGVKTDVREQLTLSPRDLIDAIGVLLELRNGRGEIDDIDHLGNRRVRSVGELAENQFRAGLARVERAVKERLNQAESDNLMPHDLINAKPISAAIKEFFGSSQLSQFMDQTNPLSEITHKRRVSALGPGGLTRERAGFEVRDVHPTHYGRVCPIETPEGPNIGLINSLALYARVNDFGFIETPYRKVVDSQVTSEINYLSAIEEGQYVIAQANAGMDASGVLSDELVTCRHKGEALLEPAAAVQYMDVAPSQIVSVAASLVPFLEHDDANRALMGANMQRQAVPCLRPEKPVVGTGIERTVAVDSGTAIVARRGGVVDYVDAGRIVIRVNDDEALAGEVGVDIYNLVKYTRSNQNTNINQRPIVRMGDKLAKGDVVADGASTDLGELALGQNMLIAFMPWNGYNYEDSILISERVVAEDRFTSVHIEELTVVARDTKLGPEEISRDIPSLGESQLSRLDDSGIVYIGAEVEAGDVLVGKVTPKGETQLTPEEKLLRAIFGEKASDVKDTSLRVSSGIAGTVIDVQVFTREGIERDKRAQSIIDDQLRHYKLDLADQLRIVERDAFERVARLIIGKVANGGPKKLAKGTKIDRAYLDTVDPHQWFDIRVAEDDVATQLEALRDGIEQTRKGFDAAFEEKRKKLTQGDELPPGVQKMVKVYLAVKRRLQPGDKMAGRHGNKGVVSRIVPVEDMPHMADGRPVDIVLNPLGVPSRMNVGQVLETHLGWAAMGLGRRIDQMLNVERNIENIRQFLEKIYNQSGRIEDFKSMSDDEIMTLAGNLRKGVPFATPVFDGAAEAELNAMLELAYPDQVARDLKLTSTRTQIELCDGRTGETFERPVTVGYMHILKLHHLVDDKMHARSTGPYSLVTQQPLGGKAQFGGQRFGEMEVWALEAYGASHVLQEMLTVKSDDVSGRTKMYENIVKGDHKIEAAMPESFNVLVKEIRSLGIDIDLERK, encoded by the coding sequence ATGACCTACTCATTTACCGAGAAAAAGCGCATTCGCAAAAGTTTTGCGAAGCGTGAAACGGTGCTCGAGGTACCTTACCTTCTGGCGACCCAGCTCGACTCCTTCCGTGATTTCCTGCAACAAGGAATCACGCCTGCACAACGTCGTCCGCAAGGTTTGCAAGCCGCCTTTTCGACCATTTTTCCGATCACGTCGCATTCGGGCAACGCCCGTCTGGAATTCGTTAGCTATAACCTGGCAGAGCCAGCGTTTGATGTACGCGAATGCCAGCAGCGCGGCCTGACTTTTGCCTCGGCGCTGCGCGCTCGTGTCCGTCTGGTGATCCTCGACCGCGATACCGGCGAGATCAAGGAAGTGAAAGAACAGGAAGTCTACATGGGTGAAATTCCACTCATGACGGATACCGGTTCGTTCGTGATTAACGGTACGGAACGCGTTATCGTTAGCCAGCTGCACCGTTCGCCGGGCGTGTTCTTTGAACATGATCGCGGCAAAACGCACTCGTCCGGCAAGCTGTTGTTCTCGGCCCGCGTGATTCCTTACCGTGGTTCGTGGGTGGATTTTGAATTCGATCCAAAGGACACGCTGTTCTTCCGTGTGGACCGTCGTCGTAAGATGCCAGTCACCACGCTGCTGCGTGCCCTGGGCATGACCGATGAAGAAATTCTGGCGCGTTTCTTCGAATTTGATACGTTCAACCTGAGCAAAAACATTGAGTTTGCCCTGGTGCCAGAACGTCTTCGTGGTGAAGTTGCCCGCTTTGACATCTGTGACAACGCTGGCAAAGTCATTGTTCCGAAAGACAAGCGTATTACCGCGCGCCACATCCGTGAACTGGATGCGGCTGGTCTGAAGAGCATTGTGGTGCCCGAAGACTTCCTGATTGAACGCGTTCTTGCCAAGGATGTGATCAGCCCGGAAACTGGTGAAATCATTGCCAAGGCCAACGAAGAAATTGATGCCACCCTGCTGGCCAAGCTGCAGGAAGCCGGTGTCAAGAGCATTCAGACGCTGTACGTGAATGATCTGGATCGCGGCGCATTTATCGCCAACACCCTGCGCGCTGACGAAACCCGTGACCGCACGGCGGCACGCGTTGCCATTTACCGCATGATGCGTCCAGGCGAGCCGCCGACAGAAGAAGCGGTTGAAATTCTCTTCAACGGCCTGTTCTACTCAGACGATCGTTACGATCTGTCGGCAGTCGGTCGCATGAAGTTCAACCGTCGTATGGGTCGCCCAGACATCAACGAATGGAAGGTCATGATGACCAGCCTGCCGTCGAAGACCGATGAGGTGGTGGCGTACCTGGCTGAGCGCAAGGGTGCTCGCGCATCGTTGGTGGCAGATCAACTGGCTGAAATGCAATTTGGCCCGCGCGCTGCCGCAGAAAACCTGACCGAAGCTGAAGCCAAAGAAGTGGCCGCCAAGCTGAATGCTATGGGCGTGAAGACCGATGTGCGTGAACAGCTAACGCTGTCGCCACGTGACTTGATCGATGCGATCGGTGTGCTGCTGGAGTTGCGCAACGGCCGTGGTGAAATCGATGATATCGATCACCTGGGCAACCGTCGCGTCCGTTCGGTCGGTGAACTGGCCGAGAACCAGTTCCGCGCTGGCCTGGCCCGCGTTGAGCGTGCGGTTAAAGAGCGTCTCAACCAGGCTGAATCAGACAACCTGATGCCGCATGACCTGATCAATGCCAAGCCAATTTCGGCCGCGATCAAGGAATTTTTCGGTTCCAGCCAGCTGTCGCAGTTTATGGACCAGACGAACCCGCTGTCGGAAATTACCCACAAGCGCCGTGTATCGGCCCTTGGCCCGGGTGGTCTGACCCGCGAGCGTGCCGGTTTCGAAGTGCGTGACGTACACCCGACTCACTACGGCCGTGTGTGCCCGATTGAAACCCCGGAAGGTCCGAACATCGGCCTGATCAACTCGCTGGCGCTGTATGCCCGCGTCAACGACTTCGGCTTTATTGAAACGCCGTATCGCAAAGTGGTTGATAGCCAGGTCACCTCGGAAATCAACTACCTGTCGGCCATCGAAGAAGGCCAGTATGTGATCGCCCAGGCCAACGCGGGTATGGATGCCAGCGGTGTTCTGTCTGACGAGCTGGTTACTTGCCGTCACAAGGGTGAGGCATTGCTGGAACCGGCCGCCGCAGTTCAGTACATGGACGTGGCCCCGTCGCAGATCGTTTCTGTGGCGGCTTCATTAGTGCCGTTCCTGGAGCATGATGACGCCAACCGCGCATTGATGGGCGCCAACATGCAACGTCAGGCAGTGCCTTGTCTGCGCCCGGAAAAGCCGGTCGTTGGCACGGGCATTGAACGCACGGTGGCTGTTGACTCGGGTACCGCGATTGTGGCTCGTCGTGGCGGTGTGGTCGATTACGTCGATGCCGGTCGTATCGTGATTCGTGTGAACGATGACGAAGCCCTGGCTGGTGAAGTCGGCGTCGACATCTACAACCTGGTCAAGTACACCCGTTCTAACCAGAACACCAACATCAACCAGCGTCCGATCGTACGCATGGGCGATAAGCTGGCCAAGGGTGACGTGGTGGCCGATGGCGCATCGACTGATCTGGGCGAACTCGCTCTGGGTCAGAACATGCTGATCGCTTTCATGCCGTGGAATGGCTATAACTACGAAGACTCGATTCTCATCTCTGAGCGCGTGGTTGCTGAAGACCGTTTCACCTCGGTGCATATCGAAGAGCTGACCGTGGTTGCGCGCGACACCAAGCTGGGACCTGAAGAAATCAGCCGCGACATTCCGTCGCTGGGTGAGTCGCAGCTCTCGCGCCTGGATGATTCGGGCATTGTCTACATCGGTGCTGAAGTAGAAGCCGGTGACGTGCTGGTCGGTAAGGTCACGCCGAAGGGCGAAACCCAACTGACGCCAGAAGAAAAGCTGCTGCGCGCCATCTTCGGTGAAAAGGCGTCGGACGTTAAGGACACCAGTCTGCGTGTGTCGTCCGGTATTGCCGGTACCGTGATTGATGTGCAGGTCTTCACCCGTGAAGGTATTGAGCGCGACAAGCGTGCCCAGTCGATCATTGATGACCAGCTGCGTCACTACAAGCTGGATCTGGCTGACCAGCTGCGCATTGTTGAGCGCGATGCCTTTGAACGTGTGGCACGTCTGATCATTGGCAAGGTGGCCAATGGTGGTCCGAAGAAGCTGGCCAAGGGCACAAAGATTGATCGCGCCTATCTGGATACGGTTGATCCGCATCAGTGGTTTGACATTCGTGTCGCCGAAGATGACGTCGCAACCCAATTGGAAGCGCTGCGCGATGGTATTGAACAGACCCGCAAGGGCTTCGATGCCGCGTTTGAAGAAAAGCGCAAGAAGTTGACCCAGGGAGATGAGCTGCCACCGGGTGTTCAGAAGATGGTCAAGGTTTATCTGGCCGTCAAGCGTCGCCTGCAACCAGGTGACAAGATGGCCGGCCGTCACGGTAACAAGGGTGTGGTCTCGCGCATTGTGCCGGTGGAAGATATGCCGCACATGGCCGATGGTCGCCCGGTCGATATCGTGCTGAACCCACTGGGTGTGCCATCACGGATGAACGTGGGTCAGGTACTGGAAACGCACCTGGGCTGGGCTGCCATGGGCCTGGGTCGTCGTATTGACCAAATGCTCAATGTTGAGCGCAACATTGAGAACATTCGCCAGTTCCTCGAGAAGATCTATAACCAGAGTGGCCGTATCGAAGACTTCAAGTCCATGTCGGACGATGAAATCATGACGCTGGCTGGCAATCTGCGTAAGGGTGTGCCGTTCGCCACGCCGGTGTTCGATGGTGCTGCTGAAGCCGAATTGAACGCCATGCTGGAACTGGCTTACCCGGATCAGGTGGCGCGTGATTTGAAGTTGACCTCGACTCGCACACAGATCGAATTGTGTGACGGCCGTACGGGCGAAACTTTCGAGCGGCCAGTGACGGTGGGCTACATGCACATCCTGAAGCTGCATCACCTGGTTGATGACAAGATGCACGCCCGTTCGACCGGTCCTTACTCGCTCGTTACCCAGCAGCCGCTGGGTGGTAAGGCGCAGTTCGGTGGTCAGCGCTTCGGTGAAATGGAAGTCTGGGCACTGGAAGCCTACGGCGCATCGCATGTGCTGCAGGAAATGCTCACCGTTAAGTCGGATGACGTTTCGGGCCGCACCAAGATGTACGAAAACATCGTCAAGGGGGATCACAAGATCGAAGCGGCCATGCCGGAATCGTTCAATGTGCTCGTCAAGGAAATCCGGTCGTTGGGTATCGACATCGACCTCGAGCGCAAGTAA
- the rplL gene encoding 50S ribosomal protein L7/L12 encodes MAITKDDILEAVANLTVLELNELVKAFEEKFGVSAAAMAVAAPGAGAGAAAAEEQTEFTVMLTGAGDKKVEVIKVVRAATGLGLKEAKDVVDGAPKAVKEGISKADAEALKKQLEEAGAKVEVK; translated from the coding sequence ATGGCAATTACCAAGGACGATATCCTGGAAGCCGTTGCTAACCTGACCGTTCTCGAACTGAACGAGCTGGTTAAGGCATTTGAAGAGAAGTTTGGTGTATCGGCTGCCGCTATGGCTGTCGCAGCACCGGGTGCTGGCGCTGGTGCCGCAGCTGCTGAAGAACAAACCGAATTCACCGTCATGCTGACCGGCGCTGGTGACAAGAAGGTTGAAGTCATTAAGGTTGTTCGTGCTGCCACCGGTCTGGGCCTGAAAGAAGCCAAGGACGTCGTTGACGGCGCACCTAAGGCTGTTAAGGAAGGCATCTCCAAGGCTGACGCTGAAGCCCTGAAGAAGCAGTTGGAAGAAGCTGGCGCCAAGGTCGAAGTTAAGTAA
- the rplJ gene encoding 50S ribosomal protein L10: MSLNLNDKKAVVAEVSSQVAKAQSMVLAEYRGIEVGDLTKLRAKARESGVYLRVLKNTLVRRAVEGTAFADLSSHMVGPLIYGIAEDPIAAAKVLNDFAKSNDKLILKAGSYAGETLDAASVKALASIPSREELLAKLLGVMMAPLTGMAISLGALAKKREEEAAAA; the protein is encoded by the coding sequence ATGAGTCTGAATCTGAACGACAAAAAGGCAGTGGTTGCCGAGGTGTCGAGCCAAGTAGCTAAGGCGCAAAGCATGGTACTCGCCGAGTACCGTGGCATTGAAGTGGGTGATCTCACGAAACTGCGCGCTAAAGCACGTGAATCGGGTGTCTACCTGCGTGTTCTGAAGAACACTCTGGTGCGTCGCGCGGTTGAAGGCACGGCCTTTGCAGACCTGTCGTCACACATGGTTGGTCCGCTGATCTACGGTATTGCCGAAGATCCGATCGCTGCCGCCAAGGTGCTGAACGATTTTGCCAAGTCGAACGACAAGCTGATTCTTAAGGCAGGTAGCTATGCCGGTGAAACCCTGGACGCCGCAAGCGTCAAGGCACTGGCCAGCATCCCGAGCCGCGAAGAACTGCTGGCCAAGCTGCTGGGCGTCATGATGGCACCTCTGACTGGCATGGCAATCAGCCTGGGCGCTTTGGCGAAAAAACGCGAAGAAGAAGCCGCTGCTGCCTAA